The Peptococcaceae bacterium genome has a segment encoding these proteins:
- the ggt gene encoding gamma-glutamyltransferase, which yields MHRPVVMGKNGLVTTAHPLASLAGLDVLKEGGNAFDAVIAANAVLGVVHPGKCGIGGDVFYLLYSSEQKKVFFLNGSGRSPLEASIETVRARGYDRFPRRGVLSVTVPGCVHGWSELWKRFGSMPFERLLQPAVYYAREGFPLSHHMAGFVRENKEIIWQDGYLRQCFIPRGRPAGPGDVVCQEQLAKTLEAIGKEGAGVFYKGEIARKIHHYMERKNGLLTQKDLELHSSTWGEPLQITYGDYRIYQTPPNTQGLAVLLGFNILEGFDLTAMGCDTAELIHCLVEAKKIAYQHRDQYITDPDFVPIEYEDILDKQYASRLRTLINPNFAASVYEQEELHTNTTFFAAADRQGNAAAGIQSLYAPFGAGCTVDETGIVLQNRGSCFSLDPTHINRLEPHKRTFHTLTASIVTRDNLPVIVFGASGGNGQPQTHLQVITRLLHFGFNIQEAIEAPRWLHGSMYFGDNNDYLNMEGRFPLETVAKLESWGHKIRMMDDWASAAGQAQGIVIKQESGVFAGGADPRTDGYAAAY from the coding sequence ATGCACCGTCCTGTCGTTATGGGTAAAAACGGCCTAGTGACAACTGCTCATCCGCTGGCTTCCCTGGCCGGACTGGATGTCCTCAAGGAAGGTGGGAATGCATTTGATGCCGTGATTGCGGCTAACGCGGTTTTAGGGGTGGTTCATCCCGGCAAGTGCGGAATCGGCGGCGATGTTTTTTATCTCCTTTATTCATCTGAGCAGAAAAAGGTGTTTTTTCTTAACGGGAGCGGGCGTTCTCCTCTCGAAGCCAGCATTGAAACAGTAAGGGCGCGCGGGTATGACCGCTTCCCGAGACGAGGAGTCCTTTCCGTGACAGTGCCGGGTTGCGTGCATGGCTGGAGCGAGCTGTGGAAAAGGTTTGGCAGCATGCCTTTTGAGCGTTTGCTTCAGCCGGCGGTTTACTACGCCAGGGAAGGGTTCCCCTTAAGTCACCACATGGCGGGGTTCGTGCGGGAAAACAAGGAGATAATCTGGCAGGACGGCTACTTGCGCCAGTGTTTTATACCCAGGGGTCGCCCGGCCGGGCCGGGTGACGTCGTTTGCCAGGAGCAGCTTGCCAAAACCCTTGAAGCCATTGGAAAAGAAGGCGCAGGCGTGTTTTATAAAGGAGAAATAGCCAGGAAAATACACCATTACATGGAAAGGAAGAACGGACTGCTTACCCAAAAAGACCTGGAACTCCATTCATCAACCTGGGGGGAACCTCTCCAGATCACTTACGGGGATTACCGTATTTATCAAACACCGCCTAATACACAGGGGCTTGCCGTGCTGCTGGGCTTCAATATCCTGGAGGGTTTTGACTTGACCGCCATGGGCTGCGACACGGCAGAGCTGATCCATTGCCTGGTGGAAGCCAAAAAGATTGCCTACCAGCACAGGGACCAGTATATAACAGACCCGGACTTTGTTCCCATCGAATATGAAGACATACTGGACAAGCAGTATGCGTCGCGGCTGCGCACGCTTATTAATCCAAACTTCGCGGCCTCTGTCTATGAACAAGAAGAACTACACACAAACACCACCTTTTTTGCGGCCGCCGACCGGCAGGGCAATGCCGCGGCGGGGATTCAAAGCCTCTATGCTCCTTTCGGCGCGGGCTGCACCGTCGATGAAACGGGTATAGTATTACAGAACCGGGGTAGTTGTTTTTCCCTTGACCCCACCCACATCAACCGCCTGGAACCTCACAAGCGAACTTTTCACACGCTGACTGCCAGCATTGTCACGCGAGACAATTTGCCCGTGATCGTGTTCGGGGCATCGGGCGGCAACGGCCAGCCGCAAACCCACCTCCAGGTTATCACCAGGCTCCTTCATTTCGGTTTCAACATTCAGGAGGCGATTGAAGCGCCGCGCTGGCTGCATGGGTCCATGTATTTCGGCGACAACAACGATTACCTGAATATGGAAGGCCGGTTCCCGCTGGAAACGGTGGCCAAGCTGGAGTCCTGGGGTCACAAGATCCGGATGATGGACGACTGGGCATCTGCAGCTGGACAGGCCCAGGGAATTGTTATAAAACAAGAAAGCGGCGTTTTTGCGGGAGGCGCGGATCCCAGGACTGACGGTTATGCTGCTGCGTATTAA